In a single window of the Myxococcus stipitatus genome:
- the yhbY gene encoding ribosome assembly RNA-binding protein YhbY, protein MSLTGKQRRQLRALGHHLEPVVIVGQAGVTEGVVAAVEQALQDHELIKVKINEGPETRQEASARIAEATQAELAQLLGRTALFFKKRKKDSDFEKF, encoded by the coding sequence GTGTCGCTGACCGGGAAGCAACGCCGCCAACTGCGCGCGCTCGGACACCACCTGGAGCCGGTGGTCATCGTCGGTCAGGCCGGCGTCACCGAGGGTGTCGTCGCCGCCGTCGAGCAGGCGCTGCAGGACCACGAGCTCATCAAGGTCAAGATCAACGAGGGTCCGGAGACGCGGCAGGAAGCCTCCGCGCGCATCGCCGAGGCCACCCAGGCGGAGCTGGCGCAGCTGCTGGGCCGCACCGCGCTCTTCTTCAAGAAGCGCAAGAAGGACTCCGACTTCGAGAAGTTCTGA
- a CDS encoding crotonase/enoyl-CoA hydratase family protein — translation MSPSDPRISLEVRGHLALIGIHRPEKRNAFDVGMLRGLSSAMTEADRDPEVRCMVIFAVGDHFSAGLDLASVAPALSSGEPLYAEGALDPWAVQGPPRTRPLVVAVQGLCLTLSIELVLAADIAVASEDARFGQIEVKRGIFPFGGATLRFPQRAGWGNAMRWMLTGDEFDAREAHRMGLVQEVVERGRHLERALALAESIAKQAPLAVQATLASSRQALQEGPQAAARDLLPRLMALVGTEDAAEGVQSFLERREARFTGK, via the coding sequence ATGAGCCCGTCGGACCCCCGAATCTCTTTGGAAGTGCGTGGCCACCTCGCCCTCATCGGCATCCATCGCCCGGAGAAGCGCAACGCCTTCGACGTGGGCATGCTGCGAGGCCTGTCTTCGGCGATGACCGAGGCGGACCGCGACCCCGAGGTGCGCTGCATGGTCATCTTCGCCGTGGGTGACCACTTCTCCGCGGGCCTGGACCTGGCCAGCGTCGCGCCCGCGCTCTCCAGCGGCGAGCCGCTCTACGCGGAGGGCGCGCTCGACCCCTGGGCCGTGCAGGGCCCGCCCCGGACCCGGCCGCTCGTCGTCGCGGTGCAGGGCTTGTGTCTCACGCTGTCCATCGAGCTCGTCCTCGCGGCGGACATCGCCGTGGCGTCGGAGGACGCCCGCTTCGGGCAGATCGAGGTCAAGCGCGGCATCTTCCCGTTCGGCGGCGCCACGCTGCGCTTCCCGCAGCGCGCCGGCTGGGGCAACGCCATGCGCTGGATGCTCACCGGCGACGAGTTCGACGCGCGCGAGGCCCACCGGATGGGGTTGGTGCAGGAGGTCGTCGAGCGCGGCCGACACCTCGAGCGCGCGCTGGCCCTGGCGGAGAGCATCGCGAAGCAGGCGCCCCTCGCGGTCCAGGCGACGCTCGCCTCCTCGCGACAGGCCCTCCAGGAGGGACCCCAGGCCGCGGCGCGCGACCTGCTCCCCCGGTTGATGGCGCTGGTGGGCACCGAGGACGCCGCCGAGGGCGTGCAGTCCTTCCTCGAGCGACGCGAGGCGCGCTTCACCGGGAAGTGA